The Acidimicrobiales bacterium genome contains a region encoding:
- the hemG gene encoding protoporphyrinogen oxidase, translating into MAEARRPTVAVIGGGLSGLAAALALAGRADVHLFEADARLGGKLATASVRGRPVDLGPDAFVTRQPALEALCRRLGLGDSLHAPATSGAAVLARGRLRPLPAGLALGVPTDLVAVARSGIVSPAGCARALADLVLPGRLVPPDPVATARAGGPDPTIAEVVGARLGGEVLASLVDPLVGGINAGDARDLSLAATAPHLAEAAAGRRSLLRALRALTAHPAAHGAPAFLGLAGGMAELVGRLEEELAAAGVAATTGAEVEALRRARDGRRLEVDGGLVVDGAVVALPAFAAARLLASLDERLAEDLAQVAYAGVATVTLVYDERAIPPRLSRARLDGRGAVLPGSGVLVPRSSGRLVTAVTFTSTKWPRSANPGEVVLRCSAGRAGDTRALELDDGRLAAAVRAELALLLGLEAAPLEVLVKRFPAAFPQYRSGHLALVARLRRRCEALGGLALCGAAYDGIGMPACVASGEAAADRVLAAVTG; encoded by the coding sequence GTGGCTGAGGCGCGCCGCCCGACGGTCGCGGTCATCGGCGGCGGCCTAAGCGGCCTCGCCGCCGCGCTCGCCCTCGCCGGGCGGGCCGACGTGCACCTGTTCGAGGCCGACGCTCGCCTCGGGGGCAAGCTCGCCACGGCGAGCGTGCGCGGCCGGCCCGTCGACCTCGGTCCCGACGCCTTCGTCACGCGCCAGCCCGCGCTCGAGGCGCTGTGCCGCCGGCTCGGCCTCGGCGACTCGCTGCACGCGCCCGCGACCTCGGGCGCCGCCGTGCTCGCCCGAGGGCGGCTCCGCCCCCTGCCGGCCGGGCTCGCGCTCGGCGTCCCCACCGACCTCGTCGCCGTCGCCCGCTCGGGGATCGTCTCCCCGGCGGGGTGCGCACGTGCGCTCGCCGACCTCGTGCTGCCCGGGCGCCTCGTGCCGCCGGACCCCGTCGCGACGGCGCGCGCCGGCGGACCCGACCCGACCATCGCCGAGGTCGTGGGCGCTCGCCTCGGGGGCGAGGTGCTCGCGTCGCTCGTCGACCCGCTCGTCGGGGGCATCAACGCCGGCGACGCGCGCGACCTCTCGCTCGCCGCGACCGCCCCCCACCTCGCCGAGGCGGCAGCCGGGCGGAGGAGCCTCCTGCGGGCGCTGCGCGCCCTGACGGCGCACCCGGCGGCGCACGGCGCCCCGGCCTTCCTCGGCCTCGCTGGCGGCATGGCCGAGCTCGTCGGGCGCCTCGAGGAGGAGCTCGCCGCGGCGGGCGTCGCGGCGACGACCGGTGCCGAGGTCGAGGCGCTGCGCCGCGCCCGCGACGGGCGCCGCCTCGAGGTCGACGGAGGCCTCGTGGTCGACGGCGCCGTCGTCGCCCTCCCCGCGTTCGCTGCGGCGAGGCTCCTCGCGAGCCTCGACGAGCGGCTCGCCGAGGACCTGGCGCAGGTCGCCTACGCCGGCGTGGCGACCGTGACCCTCGTCTACGACGAACGCGCCATCCCCCCGCGCCTGTCGCGGGCGCGCCTCGACGGCCGAGGCGCCGTCCTGCCGGGCAGCGGCGTGCTCGTCCCGCGCTCGAGCGGCCGCCTCGTCACGGCCGTGACCTTCACGTCCACCAAGTGGCCGCGAAGCGCCAACCCGGGCGAGGTCGTCCTGCGCTGCTCGGCCGGCCGCGCCGGGGACACGCGTGCGCTCGAGCTCGACGACGGCCGCCTCGCCGCCGCCGTGCGCGCGGAGCTCGCGCTCCTCCTCGGCCTCGAGGCCGCCCCGCTCGAGGTGCTCGTCAAGCGCTTCCCCGCCGCCTTCCCCCAGTACCGCAGCGGGCACCTCGCCCTCGTCGCCCGCCTCCGGCGCCGCTGCGAGGCGCTCGGCGGGCTCGCCCTCTGCGGCGCCGCCTACGACGGCATCGGCATGCCCGCCTGCGTCGCGAGCGGAGAGGCGGCGGCCGATCGCGTCCTCGCCGCCGTGACGGGATGA
- a CDS encoding ABC transporter permease subunit, with amino-acid sequence MSTAVPAAVGVPRRTRAAQRRRLGSLAFWMACAAGLALVLAPLAWIVESTVQRAVAGWRWGIFVHASTGTGGGLANALAGTAAITAGVVVLAGTAGVGTGVFLAEVARPGRLASIVRLGAELLSGVPSIVFGYCGYLALVVGLHWGFSLLAAVLVLALLVVPYVAKSTELALGQVPLAYREGGEALGMRPGHLLRRVVLPSALPGILTGLLVAVAISVGETAPLLYTAGYSNAYPSGALVHAQVGYLTYAAYAFYDEPGAAARALSADAAVLLLALVVLAITASRLVVRRAQRYAPDASPTGRAGAPTRRRSPSRAGGDVGGDQ; translated from the coding sequence GTGAGCACCGCCGTTCCAGCTGCCGTCGGGGTGCCTCGCCGCACGCGGGCCGCGCAGCGCCGTCGGCTCGGGAGCCTCGCCTTCTGGATGGCGTGCGCGGCGGGTCTCGCGCTCGTCCTCGCGCCGCTCGCGTGGATCGTCGAGAGCACGGTTCAGCGAGCCGTTGCCGGGTGGCGGTGGGGCATCTTCGTCCACGCGTCGACCGGGACCGGGGGCGGCCTCGCCAACGCCCTCGCCGGCACGGCGGCCATCACCGCCGGGGTCGTCGTGCTCGCCGGCACAGCCGGCGTGGGGACCGGCGTCTTCCTCGCGGAGGTGGCCCGCCCCGGCCGCCTGGCGTCGATCGTGCGTCTCGGGGCGGAGCTGCTCTCGGGCGTCCCCTCGATCGTCTTCGGCTACTGCGGCTACCTCGCCCTCGTCGTCGGCCTGCACTGGGGGTTCTCGCTCCTCGCGGCGGTCCTCGTGCTCGCGCTGCTCGTGGTTCCCTACGTCGCGAAGTCGACGGAGCTGGCGCTCGGACAGGTGCCGCTCGCGTACCGCGAGGGCGGCGAGGCGCTCGGCATGCGGCCCGGCCACCTGCTCCGGCGAGTCGTGCTGCCGAGCGCGCTCCCCGGTATTCTCACCGGCCTCCTCGTCGCCGTCGCGATCTCGGTCGGGGAGACGGCACCGCTCCTCTACACCGCGGGCTACTCGAACGCCTACCCGAGCGGCGCGCTCGTGCACGCCCAGGTCGGCTACCTCACCTACGCCGCCTACGCCTTCTACGACGAGCCGGGCGCCGCGGCCCGCGCCCTCTCGGCGGACGCAGCGGTCCTGCTCCTCGCGCTCGTGGTGCTCGCCATCACGGCCTCCCGCCTCGTCGTGCGCCGCGCGCAGCGCTACGCGCCCGACGCGTCGCCCACCGGGCGCGCCGGCGCGCCGACGCGACGCCGGTCGCCGAGCCGGGCCGGAGGCGACGTCGGAGGCGATCAGTAG
- a CDS encoding cytochrome c oxidase subunit 4 has translation MKFESRFLLFIAIFFTAVALVYWFWGYEDGGTVMLVGSALLGLLPGGYYFWWSRRMTPRAEDDPDATLADGAGVVGAFPSSSVWPFVLGLAAALVALSLIFGFWSAPFGLTLAGSAVVGVIMESRRGGFV, from the coding sequence ATGAAGTTCGAGTCGCGCTTCTTGCTGTTCATCGCGATCTTCTTCACCGCGGTCGCCCTCGTCTACTGGTTCTGGGGCTACGAGGACGGCGGCACGGTGATGCTCGTCGGGAGCGCCCTGCTCGGCCTGCTCCCCGGCGGCTACTACTTCTGGTGGTCCCGACGGATGACGCCGCGCGCCGAGGACGACCCGGACGCCACGCTCGCGGATGGTGCCGGTGTCGTCGGGGCGTTCCCCTCCTCGAGCGTCTGGCCCTTCGTCCTCGGGCTCGCCGCCGCGCTCGTGGCCCTCTCGCTCATCTTCGGCTTCTGGAGCGCGCCCTTCGGGCTCACGCTCGCCGGCTCGGCTGTCGTCGGCGTCATCATGGAGAGCCGCCGGGGCGGCTTCGTCTAG
- a CDS encoding acyl-CoA thioesterase II, with the protein MGTGIAALLELLDLEPIEVNIFRAGTLEELTLRVFGGQVAAQALVAAGRTVGRGTVHSLHAYFLRPGDPRTPILYEVDRIRDGRSFTTRRVVAIQHGEAIFNLQASFHTSEEGIDHAAEMPSAPAPESLPTLAERAGAATPAVFVAAHGLDVRFVGELPWQRSAPASRQQLWLRTEAPIADDPLLHAAVATFASDLTLVDTILERHGYSPWDPAFIGASLDHCMWFHRPFRADEWLFYDQTSPSASAGRGLATGSLFARDGRLVASVVQEGLVRFRSRAT; encoded by the coding sequence GTGGGGACCGGGATCGCCGCGCTGCTCGAGCTGCTCGACCTCGAGCCGATCGAGGTGAACATCTTCCGCGCCGGGACGCTCGAGGAGCTGACGCTGCGCGTCTTCGGCGGCCAGGTCGCCGCCCAAGCCCTCGTCGCCGCCGGGCGCACGGTCGGGCGCGGCACGGTCCACTCCCTCCACGCCTACTTCCTGCGCCCGGGCGACCCCCGGACGCCCATCCTCTACGAGGTCGACCGGATCCGCGACGGCCGCTCCTTCACCACCCGGCGGGTGGTCGCCATCCAGCACGGCGAGGCGATCTTCAACCTCCAGGCCTCCTTCCACACGAGCGAGGAGGGGATCGACCACGCGGCCGAGATGCCGAGCGCGCCGGCGCCGGAGTCGCTGCCCACCCTCGCCGAGCGGGCCGGCGCCGCCACGCCGGCGGTGTTCGTCGCCGCCCACGGCCTCGACGTCCGCTTCGTCGGCGAGCTCCCCTGGCAGCGTTCGGCCCCCGCCTCGCGCCAGCAGCTGTGGCTGCGCACCGAGGCCCCGATCGCGGACGATCCGCTCCTGCACGCCGCGGTGGCGACCTTCGCCTCGGACCTCACCCTCGTCGACACCATCCTCGAGCGGCACGGCTACTCGCCGTGGGACCCCGCCTTCATCGGGGCGAGCCTCGACCACTGCATGTGGTTCCACCGACCCTTCCGAGCCGACGAGTGGCTCTTCTACGACCAGACGAGCCCGAGCGCCTCGGCCGGTCGCGGCCTCGCCACGGGATCGCTCTTCGCGCGCGACGGCCGCCTCGTCGCCTCCGTCGTCCAGGAGGGCCTCGTGCGCTTCCGGAGCCGTGCGACCTAG
- a CDS encoding cytochrome c oxidase subunit II: MTDGASRRPPRPCPASPRRRVARWRRLGAPLGIALGALALGGCTVPTFGAFRGSTVQGHDEFKLWFGMAIAGLAVAVIVWGLIFWSVVAYRRRHDDEMPRQFREHLPLEVLYTVIPIVIVAVIFYFTFVTEDSIDAVAKKPAEIVHVLAYQWGWSFTYYDGSGHYQRVRIQTASQPQPTALPATSSEYPQMVLPLGETTRIVLNAADVIHALYVPAFNFNRQAIPGITNVFDFTPTQAGVFPGQCVQYCGLYHSEMLFSVRVVTPARFQRWLAAEQGAQASSQAAGGTA; encoded by the coding sequence GTGACCGACGGAGCCTCGCGGCGCCCGCCCCGTCCCTGCCCAGCCAGCCCGAGGCGGCGGGTCGCGCGCTGGCGCCGGCTCGGCGCGCCCCTCGGCATCGCCCTCGGGGCGCTCGCGCTCGGCGGCTGCACGGTGCCCACCTTCGGCGCCTTCCGGGGCTCGACGGTCCAGGGCCACGACGAGTTCAAGCTCTGGTTCGGCATGGCGATCGCCGGCCTCGCCGTCGCCGTCATCGTCTGGGGCCTCATCTTCTGGTCCGTCGTCGCCTACCGGCGCCGCCACGACGACGAGATGCCGCGGCAGTTCCGGGAGCACCTGCCGCTCGAGGTGCTCTACACGGTCATCCCGATCGTTATCGTGGCAGTGATCTTCTACTTCACGTTCGTCACCGAGGACTCGATCGACGCCGTGGCGAAGAAGCCGGCCGAGATCGTCCACGTCCTCGCCTACCAGTGGGGCTGGTCGTTCACCTACTACGACGGCAGCGGGCACTACCAGCGCGTGCGGATCCAGACCGCGTCGCAGCCGCAGCCGACCGCGCTGCCGGCCACCTCGTCGGAGTACCCCCAGATGGTGCTGCCCCTCGGGGAGACGACGAGGATCGTGCTCAACGCCGCCGACGTCATCCACGCCCTCTACGTCCCGGCGTTCAACTTCAACCGCCAGGCGATCCCCGGGATCACGAACGTCTTCGACTTCACGCCGACCCAGGCGGGGGTGTTCCCCGGCCAGTGCGTGCAGTACTGCGGCCTCTACCACTCTGAGATGCTCTTCAGCGTGCGCGTCGTGACCCCCGCCCGTTTCCAGCGCTGGCTCGCGGCCGAGCAGGGCGCGCAGGCCTCGTCGCAAGCCGCCGGAGGCACGGCATGA
- the lnt gene encoding apolipoprotein N-acyltransferase, which translates to MSPRRRQACEPRHRRALRWCLAAAAGGAWAASLPPLGWWPLGILGAALLATSVRAGGVGARAGRGLLAGLVQYGIGLAFVLAFSGLGYAVLVLAEALFPAAACALAPRRARPVALASALTLAELARQAVPFGGLPLAGLALGQAGGPLAPLARLGGPVAAAAGAYLAGTCLEAAAHGLLARGRGGLRRWRVQLAGGLVGTAAVAAAAGLGAAIGAGPALGHLEVALVQGGGRRGTSALEVPAARVLGATLAETSRIERPVDLVVWPEDVVALPGPLDASPARELLAGVARRTRATVLAGVTELVGRHRFTNAVVAFSPTGRLVGRVEKAHLVPFGEYVPWRSVVSKVADLAAVPRDAIAGHGTGMLATPAGRLAVLISYEAFFADRARSGVDAGGDLLVVATNTASYRSSQVPAQELAASRLDAVSTGRDLVQAATVGYSAIVAPDGDVRARSALGSPALVVGRVALRGGRTPFDRFGELPLVLLGALGLVAGLVRSAPGLLAQGASRTSAEASASPRAVRESGTTKSTLLKSTNLPTHSSP; encoded by the coding sequence ATGAGCCCGCGCCGCCGCCAGGCCTGCGAGCCGCGGCACCGGCGCGCGCTGCGCTGGTGCCTGGCGGCTGCGGCCGGCGGCGCCTGGGCAGCCTCGCTCCCGCCGCTCGGCTGGTGGCCCCTCGGGATCCTCGGCGCAGCGCTGCTCGCGACGAGCGTGCGCGCCGGCGGCGTCGGGGCGCGTGCCGGGCGCGGCCTCCTCGCGGGCCTCGTGCAGTACGGCATCGGCCTCGCCTTCGTGCTCGCCTTCAGCGGGCTCGGCTACGCGGTCCTCGTCCTCGCCGAGGCCCTCTTCCCCGCCGCCGCCTGCGCGCTCGCCCCGCGGCGCGCCCGACCCGTCGCCCTCGCCAGCGCCCTCACGCTCGCGGAGCTCGCCCGCCAGGCCGTGCCCTTCGGCGGGCTCCCGCTCGCCGGGCTCGCCCTCGGGCAGGCCGGCGGGCCCCTCGCGCCCCTCGCCCGCCTCGGCGGCCCGGTCGCGGCCGCCGCCGGCGCCTACCTCGCGGGCACCTGCCTCGAGGCCGCGGCGCACGGCCTCCTCGCGCGCGGGCGCGGCGGTCTGCGCCGGTGGCGCGTGCAGCTCGCCGGCGGCCTCGTCGGGACGGCGGCCGTCGCCGCCGCGGCCGGCCTGGGCGCGGCCATCGGGGCCGGCCCCGCCCTCGGCCACCTCGAGGTCGCCCTCGTCCAGGGCGGCGGGCGGCGGGGGACGAGCGCCCTCGAGGTCCCTGCGGCCCGCGTCCTTGGCGCGACCCTCGCCGAGACGTCGAGGATCGAGCGGCCGGTCGACCTCGTCGTCTGGCCGGAGGACGTCGTCGCCCTCCCCGGACCGCTCGACGCCTCGCCTGCGCGGGAGCTGCTCGCCGGCGTCGCCCGCCGCACCCGCGCCACCGTGCTCGCCGGGGTGACCGAGCTCGTCGGCCGCCACCGCTTCACGAACGCGGTGGTCGCCTTCTCCCCCACCGGACGGCTCGTGGGGCGCGTCGAGAAGGCCCACCTCGTCCCCTTCGGCGAGTACGTGCCGTGGCGTTCGGTCGTCTCCAAGGTGGCCGACCTCGCGGCGGTGCCTCGCGACGCGATCGCCGGGCACGGCACCGGCATGCTCGCGACGCCGGCGGGCCGTCTCGCCGTCCTCATCTCCTACGAGGCGTTCTTCGCCGACCGGGCCCGTTCGGGGGTGGACGCCGGCGGCGACCTCCTCGTCGTGGCGACGAACACCGCCTCCTACCGCTCGAGCCAGGTGCCGGCGCAGGAGCTCGCCGCGTCGCGCCTCGACGCAGTGTCCACCGGGCGCGACCTCGTGCAGGCGGCGACGGTCGGCTACAGCGCGATCGTCGCCCCGGACGGCGACGTACGGGCCCGCAGCGCCCTCGGATCGCCGGCGCTCGTCGTCGGGCGGGTGGCGCTACGCGGCGGGAGGACCCCCTTCGACCGCTTCGGCGAGCTCCCCCTCGTCCTCCTCGGCGCGCTCGGCCTGGTCGCCGGCCTCGTCCGCTCGGCCCCGGGGCTGCTCGCTCAGGGCGCGTCGAGGACCTCGGCGGAGGCGAGCGCCTCGCCGCGCGCCGTGCGGGAGTCGGGCACCACGAAGAGCACCTTGTTGAAGAGCACGAACTTGCCGACCCACAGCAGCCCGTAG
- a CDS encoding dehydrogenase E1 component subunit alpha/beta gives MTTAVSPEDGRRAAHGPPACYRGVPVRELLEDFRLACLSRALDDRQLTLHKQGRAFFHIAGAGHEALYLGIARSLRPSYDWFFPYYRDLALVLALGITPKDVLLHAVGSADDLDSAGRQMPSHWGRPELHIVSQSSPTGSQCLAAVGCAEAGAYLARRRPAGLEAPADEVTYVSLGEGATSEGEFWESLNTACRLRLPVCYVVPDNGYAISVPVRDQAPAPISELVAGFPGLRVARIDGCDYFASRRAGAELVARARAGGGPALIHASVTRPYSHSSSDNQAKYRPPEDLAGEARRDPLRRMEDELTVAGVLAPGQADEIRREVHALVAAAAAQALEARRPLPSSVTEHLVALPRIADPPAPPEEGERVFFGEAIQRTLHELMALDERVRVFGEDVADASDEALEAVPGLGGVFGTTLGLQRRFGEDRCYNTPLAEANIVGRAIGQALRGLRPFPEIQFFDYIWPAMHQLRSEAATMRWRSAGRFSVPMVLRCAIGGYVQGGAIYHSQCGESIFTHIPGLIVLFPSRARDAAGLLRAAWRCEDPVLFLEHKHLYRQRHAMDPFPPPDYVVPLGRADLVRAGRDLTIVTWGATVQRSLLAAQRVAEAGVEVEILDLRSLAPWDREAVATSLERTGRLLVVHEDVLTSGFGAEVAAFAADECFAYLDAPVRRCAAKDVWVGYEPNLLGATLPQVSDIAQAALELAAY, from the coding sequence GTGACGACGGCGGTGTCGCCCGAGGACGGTCGGCGCGCGGCGCACGGGCCGCCGGCCTGCTACCGCGGGGTGCCGGTGCGCGAGCTGCTCGAGGACTTCCGCCTCGCGTGCCTGTCGCGCGCCCTCGACGACCGCCAGCTCACCTTGCACAAGCAGGGGCGCGCCTTCTTCCACATCGCCGGCGCCGGCCACGAGGCGCTCTACCTCGGGATCGCCCGCTCGCTGCGACCGAGCTACGACTGGTTCTTCCCCTACTACCGCGACCTCGCCCTCGTGCTCGCCCTCGGCATCACGCCGAAGGACGTCCTGCTCCACGCGGTGGGCTCGGCGGACGACCTCGACTCCGCCGGGCGCCAGATGCCCTCGCACTGGGGCCGACCCGAGCTGCACATCGTCTCGCAGTCGAGCCCGACGGGCAGCCAGTGCCTCGCGGCCGTCGGCTGCGCCGAGGCCGGCGCCTACCTCGCGCGCCGCCGCCCGGCAGGGCTCGAAGCGCCGGCAGACGAGGTCACCTACGTCTCCCTCGGCGAGGGCGCGACCTCCGAGGGCGAGTTCTGGGAGAGCCTCAACACCGCCTGCCGGCTGCGGCTGCCGGTCTGCTACGTCGTCCCGGACAACGGGTACGCGATCTCCGTGCCGGTACGCGACCAGGCACCGGCGCCGATCTCCGAGCTCGTCGCGGGCTTCCCGGGCCTTCGCGTGGCGCGCATCGACGGCTGCGACTACTTCGCGAGCCGCCGGGCAGGCGCCGAGCTCGTCGCGCGGGCGCGCGCGGGCGGCGGTCCCGCGCTCATCCACGCCTCCGTGACGCGCCCGTACTCGCACTCGTCCTCGGACAACCAGGCGAAGTACCGCCCGCCGGAGGACCTCGCGGGGGAGGCCCGGCGCGACCCGCTGCGCCGGATGGAGGACGAGCTCACCGTCGCAGGAGTGCTCGCGCCCGGCCAGGCCGACGAGATCCGCCGCGAGGTCCACGCCCTCGTCGCCGCGGCCGCCGCCCAGGCGCTCGAGGCGCGACGGCCGCTGCCGTCGAGCGTCACCGAGCACCTCGTCGCGCTGCCCCGCATCGCCGATCCGCCTGCGCCGCCGGAGGAGGGCGAGCGCGTCTTCTTCGGCGAGGCGATCCAGCGCACCCTCCACGAGCTCATGGCGCTCGACGAGCGCGTCCGCGTCTTCGGCGAGGACGTCGCCGACGCGAGCGACGAGGCGCTCGAGGCGGTGCCCGGGCTCGGCGGGGTCTTCGGCACGACGCTCGGGCTGCAGCGCCGCTTCGGCGAGGACCGCTGCTACAACACGCCGCTCGCGGAAGCGAACATCGTCGGGCGCGCCATCGGCCAGGCGCTGCGCGGGCTGCGACCCTTCCCCGAGATCCAGTTCTTCGACTACATCTGGCCGGCCATGCACCAGCTGCGCTCCGAAGCGGCGACGATGCGCTGGCGCTCGGCCGGCCGCTTCAGCGTCCCGATGGTGCTGCGCTGCGCCATCGGCGGCTACGTGCAGGGCGGCGCGATCTACCACTCCCAGTGTGGCGAGTCGATCTTCACCCACATCCCTGGCCTGATCGTGCTCTTCCCCTCTCGCGCCCGCGACGCGGCGGGGCTCCTGCGCGCCGCGTGGCGCTGCGAGGACCCGGTCTTGTTCCTCGAGCACAAGCACCTCTACCGCCAGCGCCACGCGATGGACCCGTTCCCACCCCCCGACTACGTCGTGCCGCTCGGCCGAGCCGACCTCGTCCGGGCGGGCCGGGACCTCACGATCGTCACCTGGGGCGCGACGGTGCAGCGATCGCTCCTCGCCGCGCAGCGGGTCGCCGAGGCAGGCGTCGAGGTCGAGATCCTCGACCTGCGCTCGCTCGCACCGTGGGACCGGGAGGCGGTCGCCACCTCGCTCGAGCGCACGGGCCGCCTCCTCGTCGTCCACGAGGACGTGCTGACGAGCGGTTTCGGCGCGGAGGTCGCCGCCTTCGCCGCGGACGAGTGCTTCGCGTACCTCGACGCCCCGGTGCGCCGCTGCGCGGCGAAGGACGTCTGGGTGGGCTACGAGCCCAACCTGCTCGGGGCGACACTGCCCCAGGTCTCCGACATCGCGCAGGCCGCGCTCGAGCTCGCCGCCTACTGA
- the ctaD gene encoding cytochrome c oxidase subunit I, whose product MTLVVERPPDLGRPGEPEPEHGPSGILKWITSTDHKVIGKSYLITSFLFFLLAGLMAMIMRTQLASPDATVVSQHTYNELFTMHGSLMLYLFAGPFAFGGLANYIVPLQVGAPDMAFPRLNALSYWLYLSGGLIMVGGFLTVGGAADFGWVAYAPLSSIVHSPGAGPDMWIVGLILTGFSAIFTAVNIITTVFYLRAPGLTMFRLPIFSWNMVVTGILILIAFPVLTAAVVMLWADRHIGAHIYSVAGGGVPVLWQNLFWFFGHPEVYILALPYFGIVTDVLPVFSRKPIFGYRGMVFATIAIASLSTAVWAHHMFTTGVVLLPFFSIMSYLIAVPTGIKFFNWIGTMWRGSLVFRTPMLFSVGFLIVFLFGGVTGIFLASPPVDFATHDTYFVVAHFHEVLFGTAVFAGFAGIYYWYPKMTGRMLREGLGKASFWFMFVGFWVTFLPQYLLGLHGMPRRIAEYSAAMGWTTLNRVSTGGAYLLFISVALTLVNFYVSWRRPVAASGNPWDGHTLEWATSSPPPHHNFLAIPPIRSERPVWDANHPEHRAWHAPRRKEAASVAGDGREPR is encoded by the coding sequence ATGACCCTCGTCGTCGAACGCCCGCCCGACCTCGGACGCCCGGGGGAGCCCGAGCCCGAGCACGGTCCGTCGGGGATCTTGAAGTGGATCACCTCGACGGACCACAAGGTGATCGGCAAGAGCTACCTCATCACCTCCTTCCTCTTCTTCCTCCTGGCGGGCCTGATGGCGATGATCATGCGCACCCAGCTCGCCTCGCCGGACGCGACCGTCGTGAGCCAGCACACCTACAACGAGCTGTTCACGATGCACGGGAGCCTGATGCTCTACCTGTTCGCCGGGCCCTTCGCCTTCGGCGGCCTCGCGAACTACATCGTCCCGCTGCAGGTCGGCGCGCCGGACATGGCCTTCCCCCGGCTGAACGCCCTGAGCTACTGGCTCTACCTGAGCGGCGGCCTCATCATGGTCGGCGGGTTCCTCACCGTCGGTGGGGCCGCCGACTTCGGCTGGGTCGCCTACGCGCCGTTGTCGAGCATCGTGCACTCGCCGGGCGCTGGCCCCGACATGTGGATCGTCGGCCTCATCCTGACTGGCTTCTCGGCGATCTTCACGGCGGTCAACATCATCACCACCGTCTTCTACCTGCGCGCCCCGGGCCTCACGATGTTCCGCCTCCCGATCTTCAGCTGGAACATGGTCGTCACCGGGATCCTCATCCTCATCGCCTTCCCGGTGCTCACGGCGGCCGTCGTGATGCTCTGGGCCGACCGCCACATCGGCGCCCACATCTACTCGGTGGCTGGCGGGGGTGTGCCGGTGCTGTGGCAGAACCTCTTCTGGTTCTTCGGGCACCCCGAGGTCTACATCCTCGCCCTGCCCTACTTCGGGATCGTCACCGACGTGCTCCCGGTCTTCTCCCGCAAGCCGATCTTCGGCTACCGAGGGATGGTCTTCGCGACGATCGCCATCGCCTCGCTGTCGACGGCGGTGTGGGCGCACCACATGTTCACGACGGGCGTCGTGCTCCTGCCCTTCTTCTCGATCATGTCCTACCTCATCGCCGTCCCGACGGGCATCAAGTTCTTCAACTGGATCGGGACGATGTGGCGGGGCTCGCTCGTGTTCAGGACCCCGATGCTCTTCTCGGTCGGGTTCCTCATCGTCTTCCTCTTCGGGGGCGTGACCGGCATCTTCCTCGCCTCGCCGCCGGTCGACTTCGCGACCCACGACACCTACTTCGTCGTGGCGCACTTCCACGAGGTGCTCTTCGGCACGGCGGTCTTCGCCGGCTTCGCCGGGATCTACTACTGGTACCCGAAGATGACGGGCCGGATGCTGCGCGAGGGGCTCGGCAAGGCGAGCTTCTGGTTCATGTTCGTCGGCTTCTGGGTGACCTTCCTCCCCCAGTACCTGCTCGGTCTGCACGGCATGCCGCGGCGCATCGCCGAGTACTCGGCCGCGATGGGCTGGACGACGCTCAACCGCGTCTCGACCGGCGGCGCCTACCTGCTGTTCATCTCGGTCGCGCTGACCCTCGTCAACTTCTACGTCTCGTGGCGCCGGCCCGTCGCGGCCTCGGGCAACCCCTGGGACGGCCACACCCTCGAGTGGGCAACGTCGTCGCCGCCGCCGCACCACAACTTCCTCGCCATCCCGCCCATCCGCTCCGAGCGCCCGGTCTGGGACGCGAACCACCCCGAGCACCGGGCGTGGCACGCGCCGCGCCGGAAGGAGGCGGCGTCGGTGGCGGGCGACGGCAGGGAGCCCCGATGA
- a CDS encoding twin-arginine translocase TatA/TatE family subunit: MPAGVLANILGPDGLIVIAVIVIVLLFGGSQLPKLARGLGSASHEFRKGLEEGERAAATKQEADRETSS; encoded by the coding sequence GTGCCGGCCGGCGTGCTCGCCAACATCCTGGGGCCAGACGGTCTCATCGTCATCGCCGTCATCGTCATCGTCCTGCTCTTCGGCGGCTCCCAGCTGCCGAAGCTGGCCCGTGGCCTCGGCAGCGCCTCGCACGAGTTCCGCAAGGGCCTCGAGGAGGGTGAGCGCGCCGCCGCGACGAAGCAGGAGGCCGACCGGGAGACGAGCTCCTAG